A stretch of the Kushneria konosiri genome encodes the following:
- a CDS encoding glycerate kinase — protein MHILIAPDSFKDALGATDAANAIAEGIRQAAPDADWTLCPLGDGGEGTLEALLTASGAEARSLEVHDALNRPRMAQWGWIASRRTAIVELAEASGLQHLQPEERDALHTTTRGVGELIHAALEAGAEHLILTLGGSATNDGGAGMMSALGVRFLNDNDQPLEPGGAALAGLSRIDLSGIDPRLAQLTVEAAVDVNNPLCGDQGASAIFGPQKGATKEQVDQLDQALARLADITLDATGQDHRDSAGAGAAGGMGFAALAFLNATLRPGIELVMEQVGFEKTLEHTDLVITGEGRLDGQSLSGKTPIGVSRAARRQGVPCVVLAGKLDSGWEQALEEGVTAAFALADGPMALEEALKRTPELLSARSASIMRLFGYPSRNGR, from the coding sequence ATGCACATTCTGATTGCCCCCGACAGCTTCAAGGATGCCCTGGGCGCCACCGACGCTGCCAACGCCATCGCTGAAGGAATCCGCCAGGCCGCGCCCGATGCCGACTGGACGCTCTGCCCGCTGGGTGATGGCGGCGAAGGGACGCTGGAAGCCCTGCTGACGGCCAGCGGAGCCGAGGCACGCAGTCTGGAAGTTCATGACGCTTTAAACCGTCCTCGCATGGCACAGTGGGGCTGGATCGCCAGCCGCCGCACCGCCATCGTCGAACTGGCGGAGGCCAGCGGTCTGCAGCACCTGCAGCCGGAGGAGCGCGATGCCCTGCATACCACCACCAGAGGCGTGGGCGAGCTGATTCATGCTGCACTCGAGGCCGGCGCCGAGCACCTGATCCTGACACTCGGCGGCAGCGCCACCAACGACGGCGGCGCCGGCATGATGAGTGCGCTGGGCGTGCGCTTTCTGAATGACAATGATCAACCTCTTGAGCCAGGCGGCGCCGCTCTGGCCGGGCTTTCCCGCATCGACCTTTCCGGGATCGACCCGCGTCTGGCGCAGCTCACGGTCGAGGCTGCCGTGGATGTGAACAACCCGTTATGCGGCGATCAGGGCGCCAGTGCCATTTTCGGGCCGCAGAAGGGCGCCACAAAAGAGCAGGTCGATCAGCTGGATCAAGCCCTGGCAAGGCTTGCCGACATCACGCTGGATGCGACCGGCCAGGATCATCGCGACAGCGCCGGAGCGGGTGCGGCCGGTGGGATGGGCTTTGCCGCGCTGGCCTTTTTGAACGCCACGCTGCGCCCGGGCATCGAGCTTGTGATGGAACAGGTCGGCTTTGAAAAGACGCTGGAGCACACCGATCTGGTCATCACCGGCGAGGGCCGGCTGGATGGCCAGAGCCTGTCCGGCAAGACGCCCATCGGCGTTTCCCGCGCGGCCCGCCGTCAGGGGGTGCCCTGCGTGGTGCTGGCCGGAAAACTCGACAGCGGTTGGGAGCAGGCGCTCGAAGAAGGCGTAACGGCTGCCTTTGCACTGGCGGATGGCCCGATGGCGCTGGAAGAGGCGCTCAAGCGCACGCCCGAGCTTTTAAGCGCGCGCAGCGCCTCGATCATGCGGCTGTTTGGCTACCCGAGCCGGAACGGACGCTAA
- a CDS encoding HIT domain-containing protein → MAFALHERLAADTLFVASLELCELRLMNDARFVWALLIPQRDGIRESFELPRQERARLWQEVDQLGEFMMRHTGADKINIGALGNMVPQLHVHVIARAQGDDAWPGPVWGAGQAQPLTEDTRQTRLALLKRFADEFKSV, encoded by the coding sequence ATGGCCTTTGCGCTACATGAAAGACTGGCCGCAGACACGCTGTTTGTGGCCTCGCTTGAACTTTGCGAGCTGCGTTTGATGAACGACGCCCGCTTTGTCTGGGCGTTGCTGATACCACAGCGGGACGGCATTCGTGAAAGCTTTGAACTGCCACGACAGGAGCGTGCACGGCTCTGGCAGGAAGTCGATCAGCTGGGGGAGTTCATGATGCGCCATACCGGCGCCGACAAGATCAACATCGGCGCGCTGGGCAACATGGTGCCCCAGCTGCATGTACATGTGATCGCGCGCGCACAGGGAGATGATGCCTGGCCCGGCCCGGTCTGGGGCGCAGGTCAGGCACAGCCGCTGACAGAAGACACCCGGCAGACACGCCTGGCGCTGCTGAAGCGTTTTGCTGACGAGTTCAAAAGTGTCTGA
- a CDS encoding entericidin A/B family lipoprotein, producing MKKWMSMMLIALFSAAALSACNTVGGAGQDIEEGGESIQDAAN from the coding sequence ATGAAAAAATGGATGAGCATGATGCTGATTGCCCTCTTTTCCGCCGCGGCGCTGTCGGCCTGCAATACGGTCGGTGGTGCAGGTCAGGACATTGAAGAAGGTGGTGAGTCCATTCAGGACGCTGCCAACTAA